The following nucleotide sequence is from Chlamydiota bacterium.
CACCCCGTCGGGCAACTACACCACCGTGCTCGCCGCCGCCGTGTTCCTGTTCTGACCTCGGCATCGAGGAGGCGCCGCGCCGTGTCCCTCTTTCCCGTCTCGCCGGGGAAGGAGCGCGCCCTCTCCGCCCTGATGCGCCGTCTCGGCATCCGGGAGGAGGACCTCGAGGAGGAGTTCATCCGCTCCTCCGGCCCCGGGGGGCAGCGCCTCAACAAGGCCTCGACCTGCGTCCGGCTGCTCCACCGCCCCAGCGGCGTCTCCGTGAAGTGCTCCGAGGAGCGCTCGCGTTCCCTCAACCGCTACCTCGCCAGGAAGCGCCTCGCCGCGCGCATCGAGAAGATCCGCCTGGGGCGCGCGAGCGCCGCGGAGCAGGAGCGGCAGCGGCAGCGGCGCCGGAAGCGTCGGCGGTCGCGCCGGGCGAAGGCGCGGATGCTGGAGGAGAAGCGCAAACACGCGGAGAAGAAGGCGCTGCGGAGACCCGCCGGGTACGCCGACGCGTGACGGCCGCCTTTCGGCGGCCGCGCCGTTCAGC
It contains:
- a CDS encoding peptide chain release factor-like protein, with the protein product MSLFPVSPGKERALSALMRRLGIREEDLEEEFIRSSGPGGQRLNKASTCVRLLHRPSGVSVKCSEERSRSLNRYLARKRLAARIEKIRLGRASAAEQERQRQRRRKRRRSRRAKARMLEEKRKHAEKKALRRPAGYADA